Proteins from a single region of Mucilaginibacter daejeonensis:
- a CDS encoding YceI family protein, whose translation MKNKTRDQHTPDYRPLLTYLAIIAAPWLISCNEPMTGKAKTSAPVSTLSLHEGDERYYKVDTRESVIGWKGSSLMGTNDHNGYLYPSKGELKIENGQLTGGVIEIDMNSMEDKDHKSDNKLIAHLKNADFFDVEKFPISEITITKVTPTSGQDKQVTGDLTIKGITHPVTFPAHINIAGKLIKATGQLVIDRSKWDVRYKSQKFYDLVAKQAISDSIWYHISIVAKK comes from the coding sequence ATGAAAAATAAAACAAGAGATCAGCACACGCCTGATTACCGCCCATTATTAACTTACTTGGCGATCATAGCCGCCCCGTGGCTGATCAGCTGCAATGAGCCTATGACAGGTAAAGCCAAAACCTCCGCCCCAGTGAGCACCCTTAGCTTACATGAAGGCGATGAACGTTACTACAAGGTCGACACCCGGGAAAGTGTGATCGGCTGGAAAGGCTCGAGCTTGATGGGTACTAATGACCATAACGGATACTTGTACCCCTCAAAAGGAGAACTAAAGATCGAGAACGGTCAGCTTACAGGCGGCGTGATCGAGATCGATATGAACTCGATGGAAGACAAGGATCATAAAAGCGACAATAAGCTGATCGCCCACCTCAAAAATGCTGACTTTTTTGACGTGGAGAAGTTCCCGATCTCGGAGATCACCATTACCAAGGTCACACCTACCAGCGGCCAAGATAAGCAGGTCACCGGCGATCTCACTATTAAGGGCATCACTCACCCGGTAACCTTTCCGGCACATATCAACATCGCCGGAAAACTGATCAAAGCTACCGGCCAATTGGTTATCGACCGCTCGAAATGGGATGTGCGCTACAAGTCCCAAAAGTTTTATGATCTGGTGGCCAAGCAGGCCATATCTGATTCGATCTGGTACCATATCAGTATCGTGGCTAAAAAGTAG
- a CDS encoding winged helix-turn-helix domain-containing protein: MLHRTRSANDRRRYLIAFGLLSFLSVICLAFGVAERNGADVLKREILLRRMGHQLLLQAGDDTSRVLPIQKISSNQYQFSFESALAFEPASLINISRGVLNGEPVASELVVNVLNGDDHRVVYGYAISKDKEQDIVTCIGRKQPKARYMINVTFGPASKGRLNNGYLLGGLPVLAFVGFIFLRSPRSPKPKAEVLRDEESLSIGGLRFDPKGRKLIVSDTAIDLTGTETRLLHIFARSPNITIERARLQKEIWEDEGVIVGRSLDMFISKLRKKLECDPNIKLVVVRGKGYRLEVDAH; the protein is encoded by the coding sequence ATGTTACATAGGACAAGATCAGCCAATGATAGACGCCGATACCTTATTGCCTTCGGGCTGTTGTCGTTCTTGTCTGTGATATGCCTGGCTTTTGGTGTTGCCGAGCGTAATGGTGCCGATGTATTGAAGAGAGAGATACTGCTTCGACGAATGGGGCATCAACTCTTGCTACAGGCTGGCGATGATACCTCGAGGGTGCTACCCATACAAAAGATCAGCAGTAACCAATACCAGTTCAGCTTCGAGAGCGCGCTCGCCTTCGAGCCGGCATCATTGATCAATATTTCAAGAGGTGTATTGAACGGCGAGCCGGTAGCGTCAGAATTGGTGGTGAACGTTTTGAATGGCGATGATCACCGCGTGGTATATGGCTATGCTATATCGAAGGATAAAGAGCAGGACATTGTGACCTGCATTGGCAGGAAACAGCCAAAGGCCCGCTACATGATCAATGTTACGTTCGGCCCCGCTTCAAAAGGCAGGTTGAACAATGGATACCTGTTAGGCGGCTTACCGGTGCTCGCCTTTGTGGGATTCATCTTTCTTCGTTCGCCAAGATCACCAAAGCCAAAAGCAGAAGTGTTGCGGGATGAGGAGTCATTGAGTATAGGTGGCCTGCGATTCGACCCCAAAGGCAGGAAGCTGATCGTAAGCGATACTGCGATCGATCTCACCGGCACGGAGACCCGGCTGCTTCACATCTTTGCCCGATCACCCAACATTACCATTGAGCGCGCCCGGTTACAAAAAGAGATATGGGAGGACGAAGGCGTGATCGTTGGCCGAAGTCTGGATATGTTCATCTCCAAGCTCAGAAAAAAACTGGAATGCGATCCCAATATCAAGTTGGTAGTGGTACGTGGCAAGGGTTATAGATTGGAGGTCGATGCTCATTAA
- a CDS encoding glucose 1-dehydrogenase, producing MSDLKNKVIIITGAAMGLGLATALEAAATGAKLSLVDYNAEALEKAKADILEKYPDTEVLTVTADTSDEEAVKNYVQSTVDKYGTIDGFYNNAGIEGKQAPLAEYDLEVFKKVIDINLLGVYFGIKHVLPHMQAKNYGRIVNVASVGGIRGVMNQTPYVATKHAVAGITKNTALEYARFGITANAIAPGAILTPMVAGAFKQVNPSDPAAAEAEYAKANPTKRLGKPEEVAKVVCFLLSDACSYVNGQVIAIDGGQSNSYGNV from the coding sequence ATGAGTGACCTGAAAAATAAAGTGATCATTATTACAGGAGCAGCTATGGGTCTGGGTTTGGCCACTGCTCTTGAAGCTGCCGCTACTGGCGCCAAGCTATCATTGGTAGACTATAATGCCGAAGCCTTGGAAAAAGCCAAGGCTGATATATTGGAAAAATATCCGGACACCGAAGTGCTGACCGTTACCGCGGATACCTCTGATGAAGAGGCAGTGAAGAATTATGTACAAAGTACGGTGGACAAATACGGCACCATTGATGGCTTTTATAACAATGCCGGCATTGAAGGCAAACAGGCACCATTGGCCGAATACGACCTGGAGGTTTTCAAGAAGGTGATCGACATTAATTTGCTGGGCGTTTACTTTGGTATTAAACACGTACTGCCGCATATGCAGGCAAAAAATTACGGCCGCATCGTTAACGTGGCATCGGTAGGTGGTATACGCGGGGTGATGAATCAAACCCCTTATGTGGCCACCAAACATGCCGTGGCAGGTATCACCAAGAACACCGCATTGGAGTATGCCCGCTTCGGGATCACGGCCAACGCCATTGCGCCGGGTGCCATATTGACACCAATGGTGGCCGGAGCCTTTAAACAAGTTAACCCGAGCGATCCCGCCGCAGCCGAGGCCGAATACGCCAAAGCCAACCCTACCAAGCGTTTGGGTAAGCCCGAAGAGGTGGCCAAGGTAGTTTGCTTTTTGCTAAGCGATGCCTGCAGCTACGTGAATGGACAGGTGATCGCCATTGATGGCGGCCAGTCGAACAGTTACGGAAACGTGTAA
- a CDS encoding aminotransferase class I/II-fold pyridoxal phosphate-dependent enzyme: MDLFDKISKNLGGPIGMHQKWSHGYFSFPKLEGEISAHMNFNGKEHLVWSLNNYLGLANHPEVREADAQAAAEYGLAYPMGARMMSGNTKHHESLEQGLAEFVGMEAGFLLNYGYQGMVSIIDTLVDRNDVIVYDAESHACIIDGVRLHMGKRYVYQHNDIESFEKQMERATKLAEQTGGGILVITEGVFGMSGAQGKLKEIVALKEKYNFRLLIDDAHGFGTMGATGAGTHEEQDCMEGVDVYFGTFAKSMAGIGAFVAAKADIIAYMRYNMRSQTFAKALPMPMVMGLHKRFELLKSKPELREKLWTIARTLQAGLKERGFDIGKTNTMVTPVFLKGDLYEATSLTRDLRENYGIFCSIVVYPVIPKGLIVLRLIPTATHTLEDVQRTLDAYSEVAQKLKDGHYKEKENSMALA; this comes from the coding sequence TTGGATCTATTTGACAAAATATCGAAAAATTTAGGTGGCCCGATAGGGATGCACCAAAAATGGTCGCATGGTTATTTCTCTTTCCCTAAGCTGGAAGGCGAGATCTCGGCCCATATGAATTTCAACGGCAAAGAGCATTTGGTTTGGAGCCTGAACAACTATCTGGGTTTAGCCAATCATCCTGAGGTACGTGAGGCTGATGCGCAAGCGGCGGCCGAATACGGTTTAGCCTACCCAATGGGGGCGCGTATGATGTCGGGTAACACCAAGCATCATGAATCGTTAGAGCAGGGCCTTGCCGAATTTGTAGGCATGGAAGCCGGCTTTTTGCTCAACTACGGCTATCAGGGCATGGTATCGATCATTGATACACTGGTGGATCGTAATGATGTGATCGTGTATGATGCTGAGTCACATGCCTGTATCATTGATGGTGTGCGCCTGCACATGGGTAAGCGTTATGTTTACCAGCATAATGATATCGAGAGCTTCGAGAAACAAATGGAGCGTGCCACCAAACTGGCTGAGCAGACCGGTGGTGGTATCCTGGTGATCACCGAAGGTGTATTTGGTATGTCGGGCGCTCAGGGTAAACTGAAAGAGATCGTTGCCTTAAAAGAGAAATATAACTTCCGCCTGCTGATCGATGATGCGCATGGTTTTGGTACCATGGGTGCCACCGGTGCCGGTACACACGAGGAGCAGGATTGTATGGAAGGCGTTGACGTTTACTTTGGTACGTTCGCTAAATCAATGGCCGGTATAGGCGCCTTTGTGGCCGCTAAGGCGGACATTATTGCTTATATGCGCTACAACATGCGTTCGCAAACCTTTGCCAAGGCATTACCAATGCCAATGGTGATGGGCCTGCATAAACGCTTTGAGCTTTTAAAAAGCAAACCTGAACTGCGCGAAAAACTTTGGACCATTGCCCGCACCCTGCAGGCAGGTTTAAAAGAGCGTGGTTTTGATATCGGCAAGACCAATACCATGGTAACGCCAGTGTTCCTGAAAGGTGATCTTTACGAAGCCACCAGCCTGACCCGCGACCTGCGCGAGAACTACGGTATCTTTTGCTCGATCGTGGTGTATCCGGTGATCCCTAAAGGGTTGATCGTGTTGCGCCTGATCCCAACGGCTACCCATACC